A genomic stretch from Nocardia wallacei includes:
- a CDS encoding 4-hydroxy-3-methylbut-2-enyl diphosphate reductase, translated as MSSAIPLNVGIARSAGSGASGAAKRVLLAEPRGYCAGVDRAVETVERTLDKHGAPVYVRKEIVHNRHVVETLRERGVIFVDETDEVPEGAVVVFSAHGVSPAVHQAAAERGLHTIDATCPLVTKVHQEAKRFARDDFDILLIGHEGHEEVEGTAGEAPDHVQLVDGPDAVDTVTVRDENKVIWLSQTTLSVDETMETVQRLRERFPKLQDPPSDDICYATSNRQTAVKAMAPECDLVIVVGSRNSSNSKRLVEVALNAGARASYLVDFAAEVDPAWFEGVRTVGVTSGASVPEILVRGVLDLLAEHGYGEVQPVTTANETLVFALPRELRTARR; from the coding sequence GCGGCTACTGCGCCGGGGTGGACCGCGCGGTGGAGACCGTGGAGCGCACGCTGGACAAGCACGGCGCCCCGGTCTACGTCCGCAAGGAGATCGTGCACAACCGGCACGTGGTGGAGACGCTGCGCGAGCGCGGCGTGATCTTCGTCGACGAGACCGACGAGGTGCCCGAGGGCGCCGTCGTGGTCTTCTCCGCGCACGGCGTGTCCCCGGCGGTGCATCAGGCCGCCGCCGAACGCGGCCTGCACACCATCGACGCCACCTGCCCGCTGGTCACCAAGGTGCACCAGGAGGCCAAGCGCTTCGCCCGCGACGATTTCGACATCCTGCTCATCGGCCACGAGGGTCACGAGGAGGTGGAGGGCACCGCCGGCGAGGCCCCCGACCACGTGCAACTGGTCGACGGCCCCGACGCCGTGGACACCGTCACCGTGCGCGACGAGAACAAGGTGATCTGGCTGTCACAGACCACTCTCTCGGTCGACGAGACCATGGAGACGGTACAGCGGCTGCGCGAACGCTTCCCCAAGCTGCAGGACCCGCCGTCCGACGACATCTGCTACGCCACGTCCAACCGCCAGACCGCGGTGAAGGCCATGGCGCCGGAATGCGATCTGGTCATCGTGGTCGGCTCTCGCAACTCCTCCAACTCCAAGCGCCTCGTCGAGGTCGCCCTGAACGCCGGCGCCCGCGCCTCCTACCTGGTCGACTTCGCCGCCGAGGTGGACCCGGCCTGGTTCGAGGGCGTCCGCACCGTCGGCGTCACCTCCGGCGCCTCGGTCCCGGAGATCCTCGTCCGCGGCGTCCTCGACCTGCTGGCCGAACACGGCTACGGCGAGGTCCAGCCCGTCACCACCGCCAACGAAACCCTCGTCTTCGCCCTCCCCCGCGAACTCCGCACCGCCCGCCGCTGA
- a CDS encoding DUF6542 domain-containing protein codes for MPGVPAGAAVLIAVACTFIGFFIDAGSSGKELTGTFAICYVVGCVLAALVVRYRGLFTTMVTPPLLLFVSVPLAYQQLIGRSSTSVKDVLLNLAIPLVNRFPTMAVATVLVLLIGGGRVLMHRQEAARTGGDRTRKSSSRSRSPRSGDRARRSRAASSSDTLRRRARASAADADPEPAPRTSRRASGRVAERPPRVSPAKAAYPRANSDRATPDPAARRSRSQRNGDVPPHPRPNVRYRDRDSGRIER; via the coding sequence GTGCCCGGCGTTCCCGCCGGCGCGGCGGTGTTGATCGCGGTGGCGTGTACGTTCATCGGGTTCTTCATCGATGCAGGCAGCAGCGGCAAGGAGCTGACCGGTACCTTCGCGATCTGCTACGTCGTGGGTTGCGTGCTGGCCGCGCTGGTCGTGCGTTATCGCGGTCTGTTCACCACCATGGTGACGCCGCCGCTGCTGCTGTTCGTGTCGGTTCCGCTGGCCTATCAGCAACTGATCGGCCGCAGTTCCACGTCGGTGAAGGATGTGCTGCTGAATCTGGCGATCCCGCTGGTGAACCGGTTTCCGACGATGGCGGTGGCCACCGTGCTGGTGCTGCTGATCGGCGGGGGCCGCGTACTGATGCACCGGCAGGAGGCCGCGCGTACCGGTGGCGACCGCACCCGCAAGTCGTCGTCCCGGAGCCGGAGTCCGCGCTCGGGCGACCGGGCCCGCCGCAGCCGGGCTGCGAGTTCGTCGGACACCCTGCGTCGCCGTGCCCGTGCGTCGGCCGCCGACGCCGACCCGGAACCTGCGCCACGCACGAGCCGCCGCGCCTCCGGTCGCGTCGCGGAACGCCCGCCGCGCGTCTCCCCCGCCAAAGCGGCCTATCCACGTGCCAATTCGGACCGCGCCACACCCGACCCCGCCGCACGCCGCTCCCGATCACAGCGCAACGGCGACGTCCCACCCCACCCGCGCCCGAATGTCCGCTACCGCGACCGCGATTCCGGCCGCATCGAACGCTGA
- a CDS encoding DNA recombination protein RmuC — translation MTASMLFALLLVFAAGAGLGWLGHAARAGRRAAAAEAQLAALRDNERLLRQSLSAANEDAARRNSQALGTLVDPLREAVGALNQHLRQVEHSRVDAYSGLREQVAGIQRVSHQLSTQTGQLVSALRAPQVRGRWGEIQLERVVELAGMSRHCDFDTQVSASGPDGVVRPDLVVRMAGGRHIVVDAKVPLTAYLDATAETDPRSRGEHLARHAKHLRAHIDQLADKAYWTAFDPSPEFVVLFVPGDPFLDAALTADSGLLEYAFGRNVILATPTTLIALLRTVAFGWRQEALSREMATVQQLGRELYTRLGTTGRHLDRLGAQLGKAVDAYNHTVAAVESRVMVTARRLHELDIGDREVPAIARVESWPRAVGLVDTSE, via the coding sequence ATGACCGCATCGATGCTGTTCGCGTTGTTGTTGGTATTCGCCGCCGGAGCCGGACTCGGGTGGCTGGGGCACGCCGCGCGGGCGGGCCGGCGGGCGGCGGCCGCCGAGGCCCAGCTGGCCGCGCTGCGCGACAACGAGAGGCTGCTGCGGCAGTCGCTCAGCGCCGCGAACGAGGATGCGGCGCGGCGCAATTCGCAGGCGCTGGGCACGCTGGTCGATCCGCTGCGGGAGGCGGTGGGCGCGCTGAACCAGCATCTCCGGCAGGTCGAGCACAGCCGCGTCGACGCCTATTCGGGCCTGCGGGAACAGGTGGCGGGGATACAGCGGGTATCGCATCAGTTGTCCACGCAGACCGGCCAACTGGTGTCGGCGCTGCGGGCGCCGCAGGTGCGCGGGCGCTGGGGCGAGATCCAGTTGGAGCGGGTGGTGGAACTGGCCGGGATGTCGCGGCACTGCGATTTCGACACCCAGGTCAGCGCGTCCGGACCGGACGGCGTCGTGCGCCCGGATCTCGTGGTGCGCATGGCCGGTGGCCGCCACATCGTCGTGGATGCCAAGGTCCCGCTCACCGCCTACCTGGACGCGACCGCCGAAACCGACCCGCGATCGCGCGGCGAACATCTCGCGCGGCACGCCAAACACCTGCGCGCGCACATCGACCAACTGGCCGACAAGGCGTACTGGACGGCATTCGACCCGTCGCCGGAATTCGTGGTGCTGTTCGTGCCGGGCGATCCGTTCCTCGACGCCGCCCTCACCGCGGATTCCGGGCTGCTGGAATATGCCTTCGGCCGGAATGTGATTCTCGCCACGCCGACGACGCTGATCGCGTTGCTGCGCACGGTCGCCTTCGGTTGGCGTCAGGAGGCCCTGTCGCGAGAAATGGCAACCGTGCAGCAATTAGGACGGGAGCTGTATACCCGGCTGGGCACCACCGGTCGCCACCTGGACCGGCTCGGCGCTCAACTGGGCAAGGCCGTGGACGCTTACAACCACACCGTCGCGGCGGTGGAGTCGCGGGTGATGGTGACCGCCCGCCGACTGCACGAGCTGGACATCGGCGACCGGGAGGTCCCGGCAATCGCCCGGGTGGAGTCCTGGCCGCGGGCCGTCGGACTGGTCGACACCAGCGAGTAG
- a CDS encoding exonuclease SbcCD subunit D — protein MRMLHTSDWHIGRTFHGVDLLADQARSLRSIAEIVAAEGIEVVILPGDVYDRPIPSADAIAVCNRGFEAIRAAGAVIVATSGNHDSPTRLGALGSFAAAGGLHLRTTVADVGRPVLLSDRFGEIACYGIPYLEPEITRAELEVPQARSHAEILDAAMARIRTDLEQRGRPRSVVLAHAFVVGGEATGSERTISVGGVETVPLGAFDGIDYVALGHLHSPQTLSDSVRYSGSPLPYSFAERSHRKAVWIADLDADGLKDVVRRDLPQVRGLTQLTGPLEELLDDPAHAGAEDDYVSATLTDHARPVDALRRLRGRFRHAVHVEWVRPEGNPELRYRERVQGRGDTDVARSFLADVRGEPSPGEMQWMERALAAAVAERETEVVAAVADELTA, from the coding sequence ATGCGGATGCTGCATACGTCGGACTGGCACATAGGGCGCACGTTCCACGGCGTGGATCTGCTTGCCGACCAGGCACGTTCGCTGCGATCGATCGCCGAGATCGTGGCCGCCGAGGGGATCGAGGTGGTGATCCTGCCCGGCGACGTGTACGACCGGCCGATACCCAGCGCCGACGCGATCGCGGTGTGTAATCGGGGATTCGAGGCGATCCGGGCGGCGGGGGCGGTGATCGTGGCGACGTCGGGCAACCACGATTCGCCCACCCGGCTGGGCGCGCTGGGCAGCTTCGCCGCCGCGGGCGGGCTGCATCTGCGCACCACCGTCGCCGATGTCGGGCGGCCGGTGCTGCTGTCCGACCGGTTCGGCGAGATCGCCTGCTACGGCATCCCGTATCTGGAGCCGGAGATCACCCGCGCCGAACTGGAGGTGCCGCAGGCGCGTTCGCACGCGGAGATCCTCGACGCGGCGATGGCCCGCATCCGCACCGATCTGGAGCAGCGCGGGCGCCCGCGGTCGGTGGTGCTGGCGCATGCCTTCGTCGTGGGTGGCGAGGCGACCGGTTCGGAGCGCACCATCTCGGTCGGCGGTGTCGAGACGGTGCCGCTGGGCGCCTTCGACGGCATCGACTACGTGGCGCTGGGGCATCTGCATTCGCCGCAGACGCTGTCGGATTCGGTGCGGTACTCCGGTTCGCCGCTGCCGTACTCGTTCGCCGAGCGCTCGCACCGTAAGGCGGTGTGGATAGCCGACCTGGACGCCGACGGGCTGAAGGACGTCGTGCGGCGCGATCTCCCGCAGGTACGTGGTCTCACCCAGCTCACCGGCCCCCTCGAGGAACTGCTCGACGACCCGGCGCACGCCGGGGCCGAGGACGACTACGTCTCGGCGACCTTGACCGACCACGCCCGCCCGGTCGACGCGCTGCGGCGGCTGCGCGGCCGATTCCGACACGCCGTCCACGTGGAATGGGTTCGCCCCGAAGGCAATCCGGAGTTGCGCTACCGTGAGCGGGTGCAGGGCCGAGGCGACACCGACGTAGCGCGCAGCTTCCTCGCCGACGTCCGCGGCGAGCCGTCGCCGGGCGAGATGCAGTGGATGGAGCGCGCGCTCGCCGCGGCCGTCGCCGAACGGGAGACCGAGGTCGTGGCAGCCGTCGCCGACGAGCTGACGGCATGA
- a CDS encoding AAA family ATPase: MRLHRLEVTAFGPFAETATVDFDELGADGLFLLHGQTGAGKTTVLDAIAFALYGRVPGARGESKRLHSDHADPQIPPRVLLEATLGGRRLRLIRSPEFQRPKKRGTGWVTEQAAATLEWLDGRGHANLSRIPDIGDEILRLLGMSADQFFQVVLLPQGDFARFLRADNEDREKLLEKLFDTERFGTAEQWLAQRRRESGAELETQRQSIDRLIAQVGGAAGLGVTETVAPLESVEWSQRLLATARTELTTATTELERCQQVSARAQTAAEEQRRLRDLHRRLSAARAQLDEYAATAGHRTRLTAELDRARRAEPVAAALSDARSAAVTLRRRTDEARATAERLAVRLLDPPSAELPGTAWAASDLATAELAGTDLAADLSELIPAPSAAAETPDPDRQAPSTSAEESSGPAGHVARAAESRDRVLRAAAPTAPDRILSPAAETVDVDDPVPTVESAESGAPVSAAEPEELELFSIDSFLTPSAKAREKLEAATGEQPTSAERPPTSAAGKRKPPASDRSESTAGERPETAAAEPFPADPRSAFGERAEVAARGQAESLSAGRVPVERSGAAAEARSATPAESGLEAAVRGWSAQIGALDEVRADAESAKSLAAELARLREEYANTTARAEKLRVRRAELPESIRTAEVRLRAAADAMAGLAGLAAECERLRAAATAAVDLVRRRAEAARARDEYETARTAHADAREHTLDVRERRLAGMAAELAGELADGRPCAVCGATEHPEPARPAAAAATRSDEERAVAAERAAEAARDRALARTTELERRIEVLVERGGDGDKAELAAALTAATDAYEAAGRAAAQHDDLTVESARLRSAETRLHDELRELESQCSAVQERLLAADRRLAELTERLREAAGADGTVDRRRARLESLVRDAAELREARVEAAAARDRVTALAARVEQLARAADLVPQSEKAAAEGVSRYGRSIADTRSEPEHAEGVSDPERSIAATRPETMHAEGGSDLERLHADTRSATGNPDFAVLASYAEVVDAATRTAAQQSEMEAVLVAADRARAHAEAVLAEPEIRAAADTEPADLAELETAVAQARTRLDAAVGTHAEAARRVARLEELGGQLWAAVDRIAPMQQAHDELAGLAEVVAGRGENSRRMSLRSYVLAARLEEVALAGSVRLRRMSGGRYEFVHTDAAGPRGRRGGLGLDVRDDYTGAIRPAKTLSGGETFMASLALALGLADVVAAEAGGLVLDTLFIDEGFGSLDADTLDSVMGVLDELRSGGRVVGVVSHVDEMRQRIPSRLHVIREPTGSRLRTTVA; encoded by the coding sequence ATGAGGCTGCATCGGCTGGAGGTGACGGCCTTCGGGCCCTTCGCCGAGACGGCGACCGTCGACTTCGACGAACTCGGCGCCGACGGACTGTTCCTGCTGCACGGGCAGACCGGCGCCGGAAAGACCACGGTGCTCGACGCTATCGCGTTCGCGCTCTACGGCCGGGTGCCGGGCGCGCGGGGGGAGAGCAAGCGGCTGCACTCCGACCACGCCGATCCGCAGATTCCGCCGCGGGTGCTGTTGGAGGCCACGCTCGGCGGTCGGCGGCTGCGCCTGATCCGCTCCCCGGAATTCCAGCGTCCGAAGAAGCGCGGCACCGGCTGGGTGACCGAACAGGCCGCCGCGACATTGGAATGGCTGGACGGTCGCGGGCATGCCAACCTCTCCCGCATACCCGATATCGGTGACGAGATACTCCGCCTGCTCGGCATGAGCGCCGATCAGTTCTTCCAGGTGGTGCTGCTGCCGCAGGGCGATTTCGCCCGCTTCCTGCGCGCGGACAACGAGGACCGCGAGAAGCTGCTCGAAAAGCTATTCGACACCGAGCGTTTCGGCACCGCCGAACAGTGGCTCGCGCAGCGTCGGCGCGAGAGCGGCGCCGAGCTGGAGACGCAGCGCCAGAGCATCGACCGGCTGATCGCGCAGGTGGGCGGCGCTGCCGGGCTCGGCGTCACCGAAACCGTCGCCCCGTTGGAGTCTGTCGAGTGGTCGCAGCGGCTCCTGGCGACCGCGCGCACCGAGCTCACCACCGCGACCACGGAACTCGAACGCTGCCAGCAGGTTTCGGCCCGCGCCCAGACGGCGGCCGAGGAGCAGCGCCGCCTGCGCGACCTCCACCGCCGCCTGTCCGCCGCCCGCGCCCAACTCGACGAGTACGCCGCGACCGCCGGTCACCGCACCCGGCTGACGGCCGAACTGGACCGCGCCCGCCGCGCCGAACCGGTAGCCGCGGCCTTGTCCGACGCCCGCTCCGCGGCCGTGACGCTGCGCCGCCGCACCGACGAGGCCCGCGCCACCGCCGAACGCCTGGCCGTCCGCCTCCTCGACCCACCCAGTGCCGAACTACCCGGAACCGCCTGGGCCGCATCCGATCTCGCCACCGCCGAACTGGCAGGCACCGACCTGGCAGCCGACCTGTCCGAACTGATTCCCGCCCCGTCGGCGGCTGCCGAGACTCCGGATCCCGACCGCCAGGCACCGTCCACGTCGGCCGAGGAATCGTCCGGACCGGCTGGTCATGTGGCGCGTGCGGCCGAGTCCCGCGACCGCGTACTGCGCGCGGCGGCTCCCACGGCCCCCGATCGGATCCTGTCGCCCGCGGCCGAAACTGTCGACGTCGATGACCCTGTGCCGACGGTCGAATCGGCCGAGTCCGGCGCACCGGTGTCGGCTGCCGAGCCCGAGGAACTGGAGCTGTTCTCGATCGACAGCTTTCTCACCCCGAGCGCGAAGGCTCGAGAGAAGCTCGAGGCCGCTACGGGCGAACAGCCCACATCCGCTGAGCGGCCGCCCACGTCTGCCGCCGGCAAGCGGAAGCCGCCGGCCAGCGATCGTAGCGAGTCCACAGCTGGTGAACGGCCCGAAACCGCGGCGGCGGAGCCGTTCCCGGCCGATCCGCGATCCGCGTTCGGGGAGCGTGCCGAGGTGGCGGCTCGCGGGCAGGCCGAGAGCCTGTCGGCGGGCAGGGTGCCGGTCGAGCGATCGGGAGCTGCGGCCGAGGCCCGGTCCGCGACCCCGGCCGAGAGCGGGCTCGAGGCGGCTGTGCGGGGTTGGTCGGCGCAGATCGGAGCGTTGGACGAGGTTCGGGCGGATGCCGAGTCGGCCAAGTCGTTGGCGGCCGAATTGGCCAGGCTGCGTGAGGAATACGCGAATACGACCGCGCGGGCCGAGAAGCTGAGAGTGCGGCGGGCAGAGCTGCCCGAGTCGATCCGGACGGCCGAGGTGCGGTTGCGGGCGGCCGCCGATGCCATGGCCGGGCTGGCGGGGCTGGCCGCCGAGTGCGAGCGGTTGCGGGCTGCCGCGACCGCCGCGGTGGATCTGGTGCGGCGCCGTGCCGAGGCCGCGCGGGCCCGCGACGAGTACGAGACGGCCCGGACCGCGCACGCCGATGCCCGTGAGCACACGCTGGATGTGCGTGAGCGTCGGCTCGCGGGCATGGCCGCCGAATTGGCGGGCGAGTTGGCGGACGGCCGGCCGTGCGCGGTGTGCGGCGCCACCGAACATCCCGAACCGGCCCGCCCGGCCGCCGCGGCCGCCACCCGCAGCGACGAGGAACGGGCGGTCGCGGCCGAACGCGCAGCCGAAGCCGCCCGCGACCGCGCACTGGCCCGCACCACCGAACTGGAGCGCCGGATCGAGGTGCTGGTCGAACGCGGCGGTGACGGCGACAAGGCGGAGCTGGCCGCCGCCCTGACGGCCGCCACCGATGCCTACGAGGCGGCGGGCCGCGCGGCCGCCCAGCACGACGACCTCACCGTGGAATCGGCCCGCCTGCGCAGTGCCGAGACCCGCCTGCACGACGAACTGCGCGAACTCGAATCCCAGTGCAGCGCGGTGCAGGAACGCCTGCTGGCCGCCGATCGACGCCTGGCCGAACTCACCGAACGCCTGCGAGAGGCGGCGGGCGCGGACGGCACGGTGGACCGCCGCCGCGCCCGCCTCGAATCCCTCGTCCGCGATGCCGCCGAACTACGTGAGGCACGCGTCGAGGCCGCTGCCGCTCGCGACCGGGTGACCGCGCTCGCCGCCCGCGTCGAGCAACTGGCACGCGCCGCGGACCTGGTACCGCAGTCGGAAAAGGCTGCCGCCGAGGGAGTTTCGAGGTACGGGCGGTCCATTGCCGATACCCGGTCCGAACCAGAGCACGCCGAAGGCGTTTCGGACCCGGAGCGGTCCATCGCCGCTACCCGGCCCGAAACAATGCACGCCGAAGGCGGTTCGGACCTGGAGCGGCTCCACGCCGATACCCGTTCCGCGACAGGGAACCCCGACTTCGCCGTGCTGGCCTCTTACGCCGAGGTCGTGGACGCCGCCACCCGTACCGCCGCACAGCAGTCGGAGATGGAGGCCGTGCTGGTGGCGGCCGACCGCGCCCGCGCGCATGCGGAGGCCGTCCTGGCCGAGCCGGAGATCCGCGCGGCCGCCGACACCGAGCCCGCCGATCTCGCCGAGCTGGAAACCGCTGTCGCACAGGCACGTACCCGCTTGGACGCGGCGGTCGGCACACACGCCGAGGCCGCCCGCAGGGTGGCGCGGCTGGAGGAGCTCGGCGGGCAGTTGTGGGCGGCGGTGGATCGGATCGCCCCGATGCAGCAGGCCCACGACGAGCTGGCCGGGCTGGCCGAGGTGGTGGCCGGACGCGGCGAGAACAGCCGCCGGATGTCCTTGCGCTCCTACGTCCTGGCCGCGCGTCTGGAGGAGGTGGCGCTCGCGGGTTCCGTGCGGTTGCGCCGGATGTCCGGCGGCCGTTACGAATTCGTGCACACCGACGCGGCCGGTCCGCGCGGCCGCCGCGGCGGGCTGGGCCTCGATGTCCGCGACGACTACACCGGCGCCATCCGCCCCGCCAAGACCCTCTCCGGCGGCGAGACATTCATGGCCTCACTGGCCTTGGCGCTCGGCCTGGCCGACGTGGTCGCCGCGGAGGCCGGCGGCCTGGTGCTCGACACCC